The following coding sequences are from one Musa acuminata AAA Group cultivar baxijiao chromosome BXJ2-4, Cavendish_Baxijiao_AAA, whole genome shotgun sequence window:
- the LOC135609998 gene encoding COBRA-like protein 4, with the protein MELNQIGRPSRRYPAADDWSSCSLVLFISVLALMFSPAVAYDPLDPTGNITIKWDVISWTADGYVAVVTMNNFQMYRHIMSPGWTLGWTWAKKEVIWSMVGAQATEQGDCSKFKANLPHCCKKTPAIVDLLPGVPYNQQIANCCKGGVVGAYGQDPAAAVSAFQVSVGQSGTSNKTVKLPQNFTLLGPGLGYTCGPAKVVPSTIFLTPDKRRKTQALMTWNVTCTYSQFLSSKHPTCCVSFSSFYNDTIIPCRSCACGCENKNCIKRDSNLLSTPGINTPKKDNAPLLQCTQHMCPIRVHWHVKLNYKDYWRAKIAITNFNYRMNYTLWTLVIQHPNLDNVTEVFSFDYKPLVPYGFINDTGMFYGMKYYNDLLMEAGAYGNVQSELLLRKDASTFTFKKGWAFPRKVYFNGDECMMPPPDAYPHLPNSSPVGAPPLILHNLAVSVLALILMVMW; encoded by the exons ATGGAGCTGAATCAAATCGGTCGCCCAAGTCGAAGATACCCTGCAGCAGATGATTGGTCGAGCTGTTCGCTTGTTCTGTTCATCTCTGTTCTCGCGCTGATGTTCTCTCCTGCAG TGGCTTATGATCCATTGGACCCGACTGGAAACATTACCATCAAATGGGATGTGATCTCATGGACGGCAGATGGATATGTG GCCGTGGTGACGATGAACAATTTCCAAATGTACCGGCACATAATGAGCCCAGGGTGGACGCTGGGTTGGACGTGGGCAAAGAAGGAGGTGATATGGTCCATGGTGGGTGCTCAGGCCACGGAGCAGGGTGACTGCTCCAAGTTCAAGGCCAACCTTCCTCACTGCTGCAAGAAGACTCCGGCCATCGTCGACTTGCTTCCCGGGGTCCCTTACAACCAGCAGATAGCTAACTGCTGCAAGGGAGGCGTCGTCGGGGCCTATGGCCAGGATCCCGCAGCTGCAGTCTCAGCTTTCCAGGTGAGTGTTGGCCAATCCGGCACATCCAACAAGACGGTGAAGCTTCCCCAGAACTTCACCTTGCTGGGACCTGGACTCGGCTACACCTGCGGGCCAGCCAAGGTTGTGCCGTCCACCATATTTCTCACGCCGGACAAGCGGCGGAAGACGCAGGCGCTCA TGACCTGGAATGTTACGTGCACCTACTCACAGTTTCTTTCCTCCAAGCACCCAACCTGCTgcgtctccttctcctccttctaCAACGACACCATAATCCCTTGCCGCTCCTGCGCCTGCGGCTGCGAGAACAAGAACTGCATCAA GAGGGACTCCAATCTGCTAAGCACGCCGGGGATCAACACGCCCAAGAAGGACAACGCGCCGTTGCTGCAGTGCACCCAACACATGTGCCCCATCCGCGTGCACTGGCACGTCAAGCTCAACTACAAGGACTACTGGCGCGCCAAGATCGCCATCACCAACTTCAACTACCGCATGAACTACACCCTGTGGACGCTGGTCATCCAACACCCCAACCTCGACAACGTCACGGAGGTCTTCAGCTTCGACTACAAGCCACTCGTTCCATATGGATTCATCA ATGACACCGGCATGTTCTACGGAATGAAGTACTACAACGATCTGCTCATGGAGGCCGGGGCGTACGGCAACGTGCAGTCGGAGTTGCTCCTCCGGAAGGACGCGAGCACGTTCACGTTCAAGAAAGGGTGGGCGTTTCCTCGGAAGGTGTACTTCAATGGCGACGAGTGCATGATGCCACCACCAGATGCTTACCCCCACCTGCCGAACTCTTCCCCTGTCGGTGCTCCGCCGCTCATTCTGCACAACCTCGCGGTGTCGGTGCTTGCCCTTATACTGATGGTGATGTGGTAG
- the LOC103981431 gene encoding probable 6-phosphogluconolactonase 1: MSACSGPKIKSELRVFESADELATDLAEYISQLSENSVKERGCFTIALSGGSLISLMRKLCEAPYDKTVDWTKWFVFWADERAVAKNHIDSNHKLTKDLFLSKVPILNSHVFSINDNVTVEEAAAEYEFTIRQLVKIRTVGVSESNDCPKFDLILLGMGPDGHVASLFPHHPALELKEEWVTYITDSPKPPPERITFTLPVINSASNVAMVAVGEEKAMAVHLATAGAGENFDASSLPARMVQPTDGKLVWFLDSTAASVLDVSNGGSG, encoded by the exons ATGTCTGCCTGTAGTGGACCGAAGATCAAAAGCGAGTTGAGGGTTTTCGAGAGCGCGGATGAGCTCGCCACGGATTTGGCGGAGTACATATCGCAACTGTCTGAGAATTCCGTGAAGGAGAGGGGATGCTTTACCATTGCTTTGTCTGGAGGATCTCTAATAAGTTTGATGAG GAAACTCTGTGAAGCTCCTTACGACAAGACAGTTGATTGGACAAAATGGTTTGTGTTTTGGGCTGATGAGCGTGCAGTGGCAAAGAATCATATCGATAGCAACCATAAGCTAACAAAGGATCTCTTTCTTTCAAAG GTTCCCATTCTCAACAGCCATGTATTCTCCATAAATGACAATGTTACAGTGGAAGAAGCTGCAGCAGAGTACGAGTTTACCATTCGTCAGCTAGTGAAGATCCGGACTGTGGGTGTTTCTGAAAGCAATGATTGCCCCAAATTTGACCTTATCCTTCTTGGCATGGGACCTGATGGACATGTTGCTTCACTCTTCCCTCACCACCCAGCCCTTGAACTGAAAGAGGAGTGGGTTACTTATATCACTGATTCTCCCAAGCCTCCACCTGAGAGGATTACTTTCACGCTCCCTGTAATCAACTCTGCTTCTAATGTTGCTATGGTGGCTGTGGGCGAGGAGAAGGCCATGGCAGTGCACCTTGCCACTGCTGGCGCCGGTGAGAACTTTGATGCCTCTTCGTTGCCTGCTAGGATGGTTCAGCCAACCGATGGAAAATTAGTGTGGTTCTTGGATTCGACGGCTGCCTCGGTTTTGGATGTCAGTAACGGCGGCTCCGGGTAA
- the LOC135609021 gene encoding agamous-like MADS-box protein MADS2 produces MGRGKVELKRIENKINRQVSFAKRRCGLLKKAHELSVLCDAEVALIVFSAHGRLFEFCSTSSMLKILERYQMFRNNAESIPTLSEAQNSYQEYLKMKARIEYLQRSQSNLLGEELGPLSINELERLENQIEVSIKQIRSKKMQLMLDQLYDLKDKEQELQKDNKNLRRKLQEGGSQTQLQPSWPDGGNSAAKKPPRAEGLLQLLEYDPALQVGSSQSCTAPSNDGEGAARDDDGLIPRWL; encoded by the exons ATGGGGAGGGGGAAGGTGGAGCTGAAGAGGATCGAGAACAAGATAAACAGGCAGGTGAGCTTCGCAAAGCGCCGCTGCGGGCTGCTGAAGAAGGCTCACGAGCTGTCGGTGCTGTGCGATGCGGAGGTAGCGCTCATCGTCTTCTCCGCTCACGGTCGCCTCTTCGAGTTCTGCAGCACCTCCAG CATGCTCAAGATACTTGAAAGGTACCAAATGTTCAGGAATAATGCAGAATCTATACCAACATTAAGTGAAGCTCAG AACAGTTATCAAGAATACTTGAAGATGAAAGCAAGAATCGAATATCTGCAGCGTTCTCAGAG CAATCTCCTCGGTGAGGAGCTAGGGCCATTAAGTATTAACGAGCTCGAGAGACTCGAGAATCAAATAGAGGTGTCTATAAAGCAGATCAGATCAAAAAAG ATGCAGCTAATGCTTGATCAGCTTTACGATCTAAAAGACAAG GAACAAGAGTTGCAAAAAGACAACAAAAACCTAAGAAGGAAG CTGCAAGAAGGTGGTTCACAAACTCAGCTCCAACCATCATGGCCAGATGGAGGTAACAGTGCTGCCAAGAAGCCTCCTCGAGCGGAAGGATTGTTACAGCTACTGGAATATGACCCAGCTTTGCAAGTCGG ATCCAGTCAATCATGCACAGCCCCGTCGAACGACGGTGAAGGCGCAGCTCGGGATGACGACGGGCTCATCCCAAGATGGCTTTGA
- the LOC135609999 gene encoding UDP-arabinopyranose mutase 1-like: MAVGTSSGIPSTPLLKDEVDIVIPTIRNLDFLEMWRPFFQPYHLIIVQDGDPRKTITVPDGFDYELYNRNDINRILGPKAACISFNDSTCRCFGFLVSKKKYVFTVDDDCFVAKDPSGKEINASEQHIKNLLSPSTPFFFNTLYDPYREGADFVRGYPFSLREGVPTAVSHGLWLNIPDYDAPTQLVKPHERNTRYVDAVITVPKGALFPMCGMNLAFNRGLIGPAMYFGLMGDGQPIRRYDDMWAGWCVKVICDHLGLGVKTGLPYIWHSKASNPLVNLKKEYHGIHWQEEVIPFFQAVSLPKKCTTPQECYIELSKQVKETLGKVDEYFNKLADAMVTWIEAWDELNPSEKLSNVSAE; encoded by the exons ATGGCGGTCGGCACTTCGTCAGGCATCCCCAGCACTCCCCTGCTCAAGGACGAGGTCGACATCGTGATTCCGACCATCCGGAACCTGGACTTCCTGGAGATGTGGCGCCCCTTTTTCCAGCCCTACCACCTCATCATCGTCCAGGACGGAGACCCCAGGAAGACGATCACGGTGCCGGACGGCTTCGACTACGAGCTCTACAACCGCAACGACATCAACCGCATCCTCGGCCCCAAGGCCGCCTGTATCTCCTTCAACGACTCTACCTGCCGCTGCTTCGGTTTCCTCGTCTCCAAGAAGAAGTACGTCTTCACCGTCGACGACGACTGCTTC GTTGCCAAAGACCCCTCTGGCAAGGAGATCAATGCGTCTGAGCAACACATCAAGAATCTCCTTTCTCCATCCACCCCCTTTTTCTTTAACACTCTGTATGATCCTTACCGTGAAGGTGCAGACTTTGTTCGTGGCTACCCTTTCAGCCTCCGTGAAGGTGTCCCGACTGCTGTTTCTCATGGATTATGGCTCAACATTCCAGACTATGATGCCCCCACTCAGCTTGTCAAACCTCATGAAAGAAACACCAG GTATGTTGATGCGGTGATAACTGTGCCAAAAGGTGCACTGTTTCCCATGTGCGGGATGAATCTAGCATTCAACCGTGGGCTAATAGGCCCTGCAATGTACTTCGGACTTATGGGTGATGGCCAACCCATCCGTCGATATGATGATATGTGGGCAGGATGGTGTGTGAAG GTGATCTGTGACCACTTGGGATTGGGCGTGAAGACGGGCTTGCCCTACATCTGGCATAGCAAGGCCAGCAACCCGTTAGTGAACCTTAAAAAGGAGTATCATGGGATCCACTGGCAGGAAGAGGTGATCCCTTTCTTCCAAGCTGTTTCCCTTCCGAAGAAGTGCACGACACCTCAAGAATGCTACATCGAGCTCTCCAAGCAGGTTAAAGAGACGCTTGGGAAGGTGGATGAGTATTTCAACAAGTTAGCCGATGCCATGGTGACATGGATCGAGGCTTGGGATGAACTCAATCCATCTGAAAAGCTCAGCAACGTCTCTGCCGAGTAG